One part of the Rutidosis leptorrhynchoides isolate AG116_Rl617_1_P2 chromosome 1, CSIRO_AGI_Rlap_v1, whole genome shotgun sequence genome encodes these proteins:
- the LOC139881841 gene encoding uncharacterized protein: MGCDYDMRNLGKSQLGGVIFGTTKMTINECFSKQLFGLPKSHILYVRKIEPGLPLFLFNYTDRTLHGIFEAVSSGQENIDPYAWTCAGSQKTPYPAQVQIREKLRCKPLTEDQFKPIISDNYHTMNHFWFELDHAQSNRLLSLLATQAISGGRTPHAPHSTIKPKTLLPFERERVSNIPQVVVGHHLNGAKISPNSMKDVKPFNTVSNKEVVGNHLNGAKSLPNMMKDVKPFNKVSDKDLISMKLKTLASNRKPASPSPAPDKLMGPPSANRKDESVVLNVSPMEKKEVSPDKSCEDNTVIAQLIQKVEDLMASTVVQNDTINQLKQKIVSLENNLAEANTEINYLKSTRNTLEVPISVGPQEFEDIKEREIIEDGLPDDSIVLIGGYDGASWLSSVDCYSPSRILTKSLNPMNTERCYAAVSKLDGELFVFGGGTRGQWFDTVESYNPAANRWTTCPPLNKKNGSLAGATVNDKIYAVGGGNGEECFSAVEMLDFDVGAWIQTRSMREKRFALAAAELNGALYAVGGYDGNGYLRTAERFDPREHSWKKIASMNTMRGCPSMVVLNEKLFVIGGYDGYDMVSTVEIYDPRRGSWVIGEPMNLTRGFSAAAVAKDCIYIFGGLKSGEEINDTVECYKEGRGWEIINTNGPYRRCFSSAIAL; the protein is encoded by the exons ATGGGTTGCGATTACGACATGAGAAATTTAGGGAAGAGCCAACTCGGCGGTGTGATTTTCGGTACTACTAAGATGACAATCAATGAATGTTTTTCCAAGCAACTCTTTG GTTTACCGAAGTCACACATTTTGTACGTGAGAAAAATCGAACCTGGTCTGCCTTTATTTCTATTCAATTATACAGATAGAACACTACATGGCATCTTTGAGGCTGTAAGTTCGGGTCAAGAAAACATTGACCCGTATGCGTGGACTTGTGCAGGTTCTCAGAAAACGCCATATCCTGCTCAG GTTCAAATCCGCGAAAAGCTGAGGTGTAAGCCGTTAACCGAGGATCAGTTCAAGCCCATTATTTCTGATAATTACCATACCATGAACCATTTCTGGTTTGAGCTAGACCATGCTCAATCAAATCGGCTTTTATCCTTATTGGCAACCCAAGCGATTTCTGGTGGACGTACACCACATGCTCCACACAGTACAATCAAGCCAAAAACTTTGTTGCCATTCGAAAGGGAACGTGTGTCTAACATTCCGCAAGTAGTTGTTGGTCATCATTTAAACGGTGCAAAGATTTCACCTAATAGTATGAAAGACGTTAAGCCTTTTAATACAGTTAGCAACAAGGAAGTCGTTGGTAATCATTTAAATGGTGCAAAGAGTTTGCCTAACATGATGAAAGACGTTAAGCCTTTTAATAAAGTTAGCGACAAGGATCTTATCTCTATGAAACTGAAGACACTAGCGTCAAATCGAAAACCCGCGTCCCCGAGCCCCGCCCCTGATAAACTCATGGGCCCACCTTCTGCTAACCGTAAAGACGAGTCAGTTGTTTTGAACGTTTCGCCTATGGAGAAGAAGGAAGTCAGCCCTGATAAATCATGCGAAGATAATACTGTCATAGCTCAG TTGATTCAAAAGGTTGAAGATTTGATGGCGTCTACAGTTGTACAGAATGACACGATTAATCAATTGAAACAGAAGATCGTTTCTTTGGAGAATAATCTG GCTGAAGCTAACACCGAAATCAACTACTTAAAAAGCACACGTAACACGCTAGAGGTACCAATATCTGTGGGGCCTCAAGAATTTGAAGATATAAAAGAAAGAGAAATCATTGAAGATGGTTTACCTGATGACTCGATAGTTTTAATCGGTGGATATGATGGTGCATCATGGTTGTCATCAGTGGACTGCTACTCGCCATCACGAATTCTGACTAAATCTCTTAATCCCATGAATACTGAACGATGTTATGCAGCGGTTTCAAAATTGGATGGTGAACTTTTCGTGTTTGGTGGTGGGACCCGTGGTCAGTGGTTTGACACAG TGGAATCGTATAATCCTGCAGCAAATCGATGGACTACATGTCCtcctttaaataaaaaaaatggaagTCTTGCTGGTGCCACTGTGAACGATAAAATTTATGCTGTTGGTGGTGGAAATGGTGAAGAATGCTTTTCAGCCGTAGAGATGTTGGATTTTGATGTTGGAGCTTGGATCCAAACCCGCTCGATGCGTGAAAAG CGGTTTGCTCTTGCTGCAGCCGAGCTTAATGGAGCACTTTATGCTGTAGGTGGTTATGATGGCAATGGCTATTTGAG GACGGCTGAAAGATTTGATCCCAGAGAACATTCTTGGAAGAAAATAGCGAGCATGAATACAATGAGGGGTTGCCCTTCTATGGTTGTTTTAAACGAAAAACT GTTTGTTATTGGAGGTTATGACGGTTATGATATGGTCTCAACCGTGGAAATTTATGATCCGAGACGCGGGTCATGGGTGATTGGAGAGCCGATGAATCTTACTCGGGGATTTTCTGCTGCAGCTGTCGCCAAAGATTGCATATACATTTTTGGCGGGCTCAAAAGTGGTGAAGAAATTAACGACACT GTGGAATGTTACAAGGAAGGCCGCGGCTGGGAAATTATTAACACTAATGGTCCTTATCGAAGGTGTTTTTCCTCTGCTATTGCACTATGA